Sequence from the Vanessa tameamea isolate UH-Manoa-2023 chromosome 4, ilVanTame1 primary haplotype, whole genome shotgun sequence genome:
aatacgTTGATGATAGGTACTCGGAATCAAGGAAACTTTCACGCAAGggtcaacaatattttatttaaaaatatatcaacttaaTCGGCTATATAATTTAGGAATGCAGACATAATAAACattcatgtttataataatgataaatgttgtctgtaaatatgaataaatattctatatattaggAATGTTTTAGATGATTATAATTCAagttatcaattaattatttcaataccaACAACGTACATGcgttaatttaatgtttgtgtCTGTCGACTaactaaataaaagttttatagttATAGCATTTGTTTTCGACTCAGTGTGGATGTGTttgtataataactaaatattgaaatattagaaagaatattaaataatattataaactgtaaTGGTACATATctcttaaaattgaaatataaattataatataaatatttgaaattaattcgtatacttactttaattactattgaaaaaatctttttcataTTTAACTTTTACGAAACAGATGCGATACAATTTATGTATACGTACATAGGTTAAagagtattttcatttaatacttatatttatataatattattaatatatatcgcACCATTCATTATTACGATAAGAttgtattttgaaatgaaacattTCATGAACtgccaaaataaatattcagtgACGTAGTAAATAACATTAGATGACAAAATGACAAAGCCATTATAACGTAGCGgcttgtaaaatgaaaataaatttatagttacaAAATTCTTTGAAAGTCGTATATTTATTACTCAAAATCATTGTGTATGTTACCTTGACATAATTCTGAAATACCTTTATTACTACAACGGGTAAGGATAATTTGAGTTCTTGATTTCCGTATCCATTTTAAAGGCTTTATGAAGGACGGATTGTGCTTATGACGTCACCATTACTGTGCCAGGCGCGGATGAGCGCCGTTGATACCTTGATGATATTGAGGGATTCTCAAAGTAGGTTAAATTAAACTAGGTTATTGCACTACCTACTGTTGTAATCTGATGTAGTTACCAGTTTATCACAGAACCGTGAATGGATTACAcgtttcaatgaaataaattaaaaaaaaatggtggtAGTATCTGGCGCTTTTATTTACAGGATATTAGAATACTGTAAGCATTTCTCATGGCTATAACTATGGATTTGGAAGAGACTGCTTCAGACTCTAAACTCCATAAAGAAAGCTTTGCGAAAAAAGAATTACGGCCATCTAGTGCGGTCTCCTTCTCCAAATCTGAACATGGACCAGGTGtgtctaataaaattatgtagacatttgtaaatgaaaaaaaatatacattacctGCATTTATTCTTAACTTTCCTTTAATCAAATCGGTCAAATAAAATCATggaaatttaatgtaatttaatatggtctagctttaaaataatcaaattttcgCCTAGCTCAAACTCAACaatgttaattgaaataataaaacaattaaaaatcaaaatgttttttaaatacattaaatatatattttttaccgttAGAAACTTCGTCTTCGATAGACCaactaaaacaatacaaaagttGGGTAAGCAATGAAAGATGGAACGAGCTTAAAAAAGTTGCGGATACGGCGATGAGGGAACGGAAAGTGTTTATGATAAAGGGAGGTGGATTCCCTGCAGTACGTCGAGCACTAATTGAAAGAGGCTGGATTGAAAAATATGAATCGCATAAGGtatcattataatatcttaCCCCTTAACCTCTATTGATTTCTCAATTCATAAAATGCCTGAGACACTTTCGTAATGTTGTTAAAAGTTGAGAGATATTTCTAACGTGAATTTTCAAgcaaaattatgaattttattaattgtatacattCAAGGTACGTCATCCACCTCCAAATGTAGATCCGAAGAAAGTGTCTGGAAAAGAACTGTCTAAAGTAGAAAGAATGattctatataaatttatggAGCATCATTCCGTTGATTTTCTTTGGACATCAAAAAGAGATAAATATGATTGGCTGCTAAGTAATAAAGAGGTTCTAATAAGCAGGTAAATTAAtctccatttttttttctcacggcaagttcttattaataaaatacttcttCTTTTGTCAGATTTTGCAGATCTATTTTTACAACTAAAGAAGGTTTAACTACTTCATTAACTCAAATGCATTGGTACACAGAACCTGGAGTAGCACTAACAAAATTTCCACGAtgctataatattcataattctgACAGTCTAGAAGAGTTTATTGATGACTTCAGAATAACAGCTTGTATAAGCATTTTAAAATGGCTATCTAACACGCTACAAAGGCATAACGAACAAGATCTAGTGAAAAGCAACGGAAAAGTCCCATTTACTTGTATTGAATTTGCAATTGCTcgattaaatgaatatatctcTTTCTATACTCATAAAGATATTGACGACATAGACGAGCAGACACAGCACATATGGGAACATGAATGGGATCAATTTCTTACGCATCATTATCTCTTGGTACATGAAAATGCCAAATTTTTAGAAGATAAAAATACAAGCATTGGGTGAGGCTTAATGTTACTCATATTATATCCAAATGATTACATAAAATGAACCTCACAATGATCACTACAGTTGtttaaaagcaattaataaTTCGATATCATTGTTATGTTAGTAGTTGTTATTATAGGTCTGATGTaaagcataatttattttatcgattatCGATGGATAGATATCATTTCGTATCTTATATCTAGTTATTCGAATaactaattgatttaatttaatttagaattgtttttttggCTTGATTTCCGTATTTGTAATTTTCAGGGCATTGGAACTAAAAGCAACTAAGGTCTTAGCCATGATGACGAAATTTTGGCCTCAGATAGATATTGATGGGGTTTTCAATATTTGGATCGTAAAGCCGGGAAATAAGTGCCGTGGTAAAGGCATCCAACTTATGAATAATATCAAAGACATTATAGGCCTTATTAATATTCCTGCGCAGAAGACTAGATACGTCGtacaaaaatacattggtatattttttaatgaccaTAAAACTTAATGACACCGTTATTATAAgttcgttaatatttcttaggtaaaagtaaaaactcattaaaaattaaacttttccaGAAAATCCATTAATTATTTACGATACTAAATTTGATATTCGACAATGGTTCCTTATCACTAATTGTCAACCACTAACGATCTGGTTATACAagtaagtaactattttaattatcaacacTAATGGTAGATAAGAATTataatgttgttaatatttgttatagagACAGTTACTTACGATTCAGTTCCCAAATATTCAGTTTGTCAAACTATCATGAATCTGTACATCTCACGAATAACGCTGTTCAAACTAAATACAAGAATAATGGCGATCGTGACAAAGCATTGCCCGACGAAAATATGTGGGACTGCCACACTTTTAAAGCATATCttaggtaaatataaaatgtgatatttatggatgcataataaagtaaaactaaTAATGTATGACAATTTTGAAGACAGATAGGAAAATACGAAATGTGGgattcaaaaatatatccaGGAATGAAGCAGTGCCTCATTGGAGCTATGTTAGCAAGCCAGGAAACGATGGACAAAAGACAGAATAGCTTCGAATTATACGGAGCCGACTTTATGTTGACGGACGATTTTACTCCGTGGCTTATTGAGATTAATTCCAGTCCTGATTTGGCGCCAACTACATCTGTCACTGCGAGACTATGCCCCCAGTGCCTTGAAGATGTGATAAAAGGTAGGGACATGTTCCAACATTTAAAGTACCTTACCGTTTA
This genomic interval carries:
- the LOC113394510 gene encoding tubulin glycylase 3A-like isoform X2 codes for the protein MAITMDLEETASDSKLHKESFAKKELRPSSAVSFSKSEHGPETSSSIDQLKQYKSWVSNERWNELKKVADTAMRERKVFMIKGGGFPAVRRALIERGWIEKYESHKVRHPPPNVDPKKVSGKELSKVERMILYKFMEHHSVDFLWTSKRDKYDWLLSNKEVLISRFCRSIFTTKEGLTTSLTQMHWYTEPGVALTKFPRCYNIHNSDSLEEFIDDFRITACISILKWLSNTLQRHNEQDLVKSNGKVPFTCIEFAIARLNEYISFYTHKDIDDIDEQTQHIWEHEWDQFLTHHYLLVHENAKFLEDKNTSIGALELKATKVLAMMTKFWPQIDIDGVFNIWIVKPGNKCRGKGIQLMNNIKDIIGLINIPAQKTRYVVQKYIENPLIIYDTKFDIRQWFLITNCQPLTIWLYKDSYLRFSSQIFSLSNYHESVHLTNNAVQTKYKNNGDRDKALPDENMWDCHTFKAYLRQIGKYEMWDSKIYPGMKQCLIGAMLASQETMDKRQNSFELYGADFMLTDDFTPWLIEINSSPDLAPTTSVTARLCPQCLEDVIKVVLDKRCNPDADTGTFELAYKQVIPKAPAYLGLSLCINGKRIIKKPKERKHEHRSVTPIAPRIPSGDVIPDIDQPIPSEYSGPIITDFLTWLNPYDAIPMNRDGLLLGPKDSLTVRQAVTVLKSSQTLKNCNKRRKTSALSFRTHRGRREKNGESKRRVVPHSCCRPEDNLSNNHNSKYRTESASKADKPKIDRCIPPFKFLLSRPLQETNYCQLKVTF
- the LOC113394510 gene encoding tubulin glycylase 3A-like isoform X1; translated protein: MAITMDLEETASDSKLHKESFAKKELRPSSAVSFSKSEHGPETSSSIDQLKQYKSWVSNERWNELKKVADTAMRERKVFMIKGGGFPAVRRALIERGWIEKYESHKVRHPPPNVDPKKVSGKELSKVERMILYKFMEHHSVDFLWTSKRDKYDWLLSNKEVLISRFCRSIFTTKEGLTTSLTQMHWYTEPGVALTKFPRCYNIHNSDSLEEFIDDFRITACISILKWLSNTLQRHNEQDLVKSNGKVPFTCIEFAIARLNEYISFYTHKDIDDIDEQTQHIWEHEWDQFLTHHYLLVHENAKFLEDKNTSIGALELKATKVLAMMTKFWPQIDIDGVFNIWIVKPGNKCRGKGIQLMNNIKDIIGLINIPAQKTRYVVQKYIENPLIIYDTKFDIRQWFLITNCQPLTIWLYKDSYLRFSSQIFSLSNYHESVHLTNNAVQTKYKNNGDRDKALPDENMWDCHTFKAYLRQIGKYEMWDSKIYPGMKQCLIGAMLASQETMDKRQNSFELYGADFMLTDDFTPWLIEINSSPDLAPTTSVTARLCPQCLEDVIKVVLDKRCNPDADTGTFELAYKQVIPKAPAYLGLSLCINGKRIIKKPKERKHEHRSVTPIAPRIPSGDVIPDIDQPIPSEYSGPIITDFLTWLNPYDAIPMNRDGLLLGPKDSLTVRQAVTVLKSSQTLKNCNKRRKTSALSFRTHRGRREKNGESKRRVVPHSCCRPEDNLSNNHNSKYRTESASKADKPKIDRSVGNKRCYIDPVEWERETASILRSTISVQNKISTRTETVVPIIRQTKSGIVNSNHKPLLEPLSSRSCVDKTNTIKKLSAIGRSICKLRDESRAKKSISFSKSCTSIYTPYRVTVTPLNDDPQNLYSKSKTTT
- the LOC113394510 gene encoding tubulin glycylase 3A-like isoform X3 encodes the protein MAITMDLEETASDSKLHKESFAKKELRPSSAVSFSKSEHGPETSSSIDQLKQYKSWVSNERWNELKKVADTAMRERKVFMIKGGGFPAVRRALIERGWIEKYESHKVRHPPPNVDPKKVSGKELSKVERMILYKFMEHHSVDFLWTSKRDKYDWLLSNKEVLISRFCRSIFTTKEGLTTSLTQMHWYTEPGVALTKFPRCYNIHNSDSLEEFIDDFRITACISILKWLSNTLQRHNEQDLVKSNGKVPFTCIEFAIARLNEYISFYTHKDIDDIDEQTQHIWEHEWDQFLTHHYLLVHENAKFLEDKNTSIGALELKATKVLAMMTKFWPQIDIDGVFNIWIVKPGNKCRGKGIQLMNNIKDIIGLINIPAQKTRYVVQKYIENPLIIYDTKFDIRQWFLITNCQPLTIWLYKDSYLRFSSQIFSLSNYHESVHLTNNAVQTKYKNNGDRDKALPDENMWDCHTFKAYLRQIGKYEMWDSKIYPGMKQCLIGAMLASQETMDKRQNSFELYGADFMLTDDFTPWLIEINSSPDLAPTTSVTARLCPQCLEDVIKVVLDKRCNPDADTGTFELAYKQVIPKAPAYLGLSLCINGKRIIKKPKERKHEHRSVTPIAPRIPSGDVIPDIDQPIPSEYSGPIITDFLTWLNPYDAIPMNRDGLLLGPKDSLTDTSRKTRKKRRI